A genome region from Hymenobacter tibetensis includes the following:
- a CDS encoding alpha-1,2-fucosyltransferase, with protein MHDLTSDYPNLKKSISGHMIDLCMDIKLPQIANKLKLTKYIEFRDIRQNVHYQDTILKHKLVSCDGWFFRSIETVAKYQEFYKWLFMPNVDQQYLDSTYLKKADPREVVVGVHIRRGDYKDHENGRFFFSDEVYLRFLLQLRDILSAHNRPHRFLLFSNDPELDIELYKGQLSCVSMSNNSALADQYLMSKCDYLIGPPSTFSGWANYIGGVPYYHIQDATATIGLDDFISAPYITA; from the coding sequence GTGCATGATTTAACTAGTGATTATCCGAATTTAAAGAAGTCTATTAGTGGCCATATGATAGATTTATGCATGGATATAAAATTACCACAAATAGCAAATAAATTAAAACTTACTAAATATATTGAGTTCCGAGATATAAGACAGAATGTCCATTATCAAGATACTATCTTAAAGCATAAGCTAGTGTCTTGTGATGGCTGGTTTTTCAGAAGTATCGAAACGGTTGCTAAGTACCAAGAGTTTTACAAATGGCTTTTTATGCCTAATGTAGACCAGCAATACTTAGATAGTACTTATCTTAAAAAAGCAGACCCACGTGAAGTAGTTGTGGGTGTTCATATTCGTAGAGGTGATTATAAGGACCACGAAAATGGGCGATTCTTTTTTTCTGATGAAGTTTATCTGCGTTTCTTATTGCAGCTTCGTGATATTTTATCTGCACATAATCGTCCTCACAGATTTCTGCTGTTTAGTAACGATCCAGAATTAGATATCGAACTTTATAAGGGCCAGTTAAGCTGTGTATCTATGTCGAATAATTCTGCTTTAGCTGATCAATATTTGATGTCAAAATGCGATTATCTAATTGGTCCACCAAGTACATTTTCAGGCTGGGCTAATTATATTGGGGGCGTTCCTTACTATCATATACAGGATGCAACTGCTACCATAGGGCTGGATGATTTTATATCTGCACCCTATATAACGGCATAG